A genomic stretch from Lathyrus oleraceus cultivar Zhongwan6 chromosome 2, CAAS_Psat_ZW6_1.0, whole genome shotgun sequence includes:
- the LOC127123686 gene encoding uncharacterized protein LOC127123686 — MVRLQAAYQGMPRGGRAAYQRVSHGLGGKMRSATAPNPSCSHPQECPVCKGVIGEEKLVPLYEQRIALLPEAQERRFQQLECRIKECRADANYRIKKFRAEAEQRIKECRAEVDQRIRECRADYRPDAEQRIKMLRADAEQRINEFPVECRVETEQRIKECHAETEQRIKECLQRIALLQEALERRFQQLESRIKECRADANYRIKKFRAEAEQRIKECRAEVEQRIRECRAEYQCPVCKGVVGEEKLVPLYGKGRSVTDPRTEIPPRPSDIHTLFASLEQMRLSREAREQRFKEYIDQCIEEFCVAQEQRIALLQVAQERHFKQLECRADADYRIKKFRAEAEPRIKECRAEVDQRITEGRAEYCADAKQRIKMLRADAEQRINEFRAESRVENEQRIKECHAETEQRNKECRVEYGAAAGQRIKEYLEEAEQQQRIALLQVAQERHFQQLECRIKECRADADYRIKKFRPEAEQRIKECRADAGQRNRECRADYRADAEQRIKKLRADVEQRINEFLAECRMETEQRIKVAQERHFQQLECRIKECRADADYRIKKFRPEAEQRIKECRADAGQRNRECRADYRADAEQRIKKLRADAEQQQRIVLLQEDQERHFQQLECRADADYRIKKFRAEAEPRIKECRAEVDQRIRECRVEYRVDAEQRIKMLRADAEQRINDFRAECRVENEQRIKECHAETEQRIKECRVEYGAAAGQRIKEYLEEAEQQPRIKECRAEVDQRIRECRVEYRVDAEQRIKMLRADAEQRINDFRAECRVENEQRIKECHAETEQRIKECRVEYGAAAGQRIKEYLEEAEQQCPICKGVVGEVKLVPLNGKGRSVTDPRTEIPPRPSDIHTLFVSLEQMRLSREATEQCFKEYIDQCIEEFYVAQEQRIALLQVAQERHFQQLECRIKECRADADYRIKKFRVEAEQRIKECRAEADQRNRECRADYRADAEQRIKKLRADAEQRINEFRAECHVETEQRIKECRAKTEHRIKECRVQYGAADGQRIKECREEAEQQCPICKGVVGEEKLVPLYGKGRSVTDPRTEIPPRPSDNHTLFASLEQMRLFREATEQRFKEYIDQYYRIKKFLAEAEPRIKECHAKADQRIRECRAKYLADAEQRIKKLRADAEQRINEFCVECRVETEQRIKECRAETEQCLKECRVEYEQRIALLQEAQERRFQQLECRIKECRADADYRIKKFRAEAEQRINECRAEADQRIRECRTEYHADAEQRIKKLREDAEQQCPVCKGVVGEEKLVPLYGKGRSVTDPRTEIPPRPSDIHTLFASLEQMQADHRIRECRTEYRADAEQRIKKLRVDAEQCINAFCVECRVETEQRIKKCHVETEQRIKECRVEYGATTGQRIKECREKAEQRINEFRAVCGEQ, encoded by the exons ATGGTGCGGCTGCAGGCAGCGTATCAAGGAATGCCGAGAGGaggcagagcagcgtatcaacgagtttcgcaCGGTTTGGGAGGAAAAATGAGATCAGCGACTGCACCGAATCCATCAT gttctcatcctcaagaatgtcccgTTTGCAAAGGCGTTATTGGGGAAGAGAAATTGGTTCCTCTTTATG AGCAGCGTATCGCACTACTTCCGGAGGCTCAAGAGCGGCGTTTCCAGCAGCTTGAGTGTCGTATCAAAGAGTGTCGTGCTGATGCAAATTACCGAATCAAAAAGTTTCGTGCGGAGgcagaacaacgtatcaaggagtgtcgtgcAGAGGTTGACCAACGTATCAGGGAGTGTCGCGCAGATTATCGTCCGGATGCAGAACAGCGTATCAAGATGCTTCGTGCGGatgcagagcagcgtatcaacgagtttccCGTGGAGTGTCGcgtggagactgagcagcgcatcaaggagtgtcaTGCGGAGACcgagcagcgcatcaaggagtgtctt CAGCGTATCGCATTACTTCAGGAGGCTCTAGAGCGGCGTTTCCAGCAGCTTGAGTCTCGTATCAAAGAGTGTCGTGCTGATGCAAATTACCGGATCAAAAAGTTTCGTGCGGAGgcagaacaacgtatcaaggagtgtcgcgcagaggTTGAGCAACGTATCAGggagtgtcgcgcagagtatc aatgtcccgTTTGCAAAGGCGTTGTTGGGGAAGAGAAATTGGTTCCTCTTTATGGTAAAGGAAGATCGGTAACTGACCCAAGAACGGAGATTCCTCCTCGTCCTTCcgacattcatacgttgtttgcGAGCTTAGAGCAAATGCGTTTGTCTCGTGAGGCTAGAGAACAACGTTTCAAGGAGTATATAGATCAAtgtattgaggaattttgtgtggcTCAAGAGCAGCGTATCGCACTACTTCAGGTGGCTCAAGAGCGGCATTTCAAGCAGCTTGAGTGTCGTGCTGATGCAGATTACCGGATCAAAAAGTTTCGTGCGGAGGCAGAACCacgtatcaaggagtgtcgtgcAGAGGTTGACCAACGTATCACGGAGGGTCGCGCAGAGTATTGTGCGGATGCAAAACAGCGTATCAAGATGCTTCGTGCGGATGCAGAGCAGCGTATTAACGAGTTTCGCGCGGAGTCTCGCGTGGAGAATGAacagcgcatcaaggagtgtcaTGCGGAGACCGAGCAGCGCAATAaggagtgtcgtgtagagtatggTGCGGCTGCAGGGCAGCGTATCAAGGAGTACTTAGAGGaggcagagcagc AGCAGCGTATCGCACTACTTCAGGTGGCTCAAGAACGGCATTTCCAGCAGCTTGAGTGTCGTATCAAAGAGTGTCGTGCTGATGCAGATTACCGGATCAAAAAGTTTCGTCCGGAGgcagaacaacgtatcaaggagtgtcgcgCAGACGCTGGCCAACGTAACAGGGAGTGTCGCGCAGACTATCGTGCGGATGCAGAACAGCGTATCAAGAAGCTTCGTGCGGATGTAGAGCAGCGTATCAATGAGTTTCTCGCGGAGTGTCGCatggagactgagcagcgcatcaag GTGGCTCAAGAACGGCATTTCCAGCAGCTTGAGTGTCGTATCAAAGAGTGTCGTGCTGATGCAGATTACCGGATCAAAAAGTTTCGTCCGGAGgcagaacaacgtatcaaggagtgtcgcgCAGACGCTGGCCAACGTAACAGGGAGTGTCGCGCAGACTATCGTGCGGATGCAGAACAGCGTATCAAGAAGCTTCGTGCGGatgcagagcagc AGCAGCGTATCGTACTACTTCAGGAGGATCAAGAGCGGCATTTCCAGCAGCTTGAGTGTCGTGCTGATGCAGATTACCGGATCAAAAAGTTTCGTGCGGAGGCAGAACCacgtatcaaggagtgtcgtgcAGAGGTTGACCAACGTATCAGGGAGTGTCGCGTAGAGTATCGTGTGGATGCAGAACAGCGTATCAAGATGCTTCGTGCGGatgcagagcagcgtatcaacgacTTTCGCGCGGAGTGTCGCGTGGAGAATGAACAACGCATCAAGGAGTGTCATGCGGAGACcgagcagcgcatcaaggagtgtcgtgtagagtatggTGCGGCTGCAGGGCAGCGTATCAAGGAGTACTTAGAGGaggcagagcagc aaccacgtatcaaggagtgtcgtgcAGAGGTTGACCAACGTATCAGGGAGTGTCGCGTAGAGTATCGTGTGGATGCAGAACAGCGTATCAAGATGCTTCGTGCGGatgcagagcagcgtatcaacgacTTTCGCGCGGAGTGTCGCGTGGAGAATGAACAACGCATCAAGGAGTGTCATGCGGAGACcgagcagcgcatcaaggagtgtcgtgtagagtatggTGCGGCTGCAGGGCAGCGTATCAAGGAGTACTTAGAGGaggcagagcagc aatgtcccATTTGCAAAGGCGTTGTTGGGGAAGTGAAATTGGTTCCCCTTAATGGTAAAGGAAGATCGGTAACTGATCCAAGAACGGAGATTCCTCCTCGTCCTTCCGACATTCATACATTGTTTGTGAGCTTAGAGCAAATGCGTTTGTCTCGTGAGGCTACAGAACAATGTTTCAAGGAGTATATAGATCAGTGTATTGAGGAATTTTATGTGGCTCAAGAGCAGCGTATCGCACTACTTCAGGTGGCTCAAGAGCGGCATTTCCAGCAGCTTGAGTGTCGTATCAAAGAGTGTCGTGCTGATGCAGATTACCGGATCAAAAAGTTTCGTGTGGAGgcagaacaacgtatcaaggagtgtcgcgcagaggcTGACCAACGTAACAGGGAGTGTCGCGCAGACTATCGTGCGGATGCAGAACAGCGTATCAAGAAGCTTCGTGCGGATGCAGAGCAACGTATCAATGAGTTTCGTGCGGAGTGTCAcgtggagactgagcagcgcatcaaggagtgtcgtgcgAAGACCGAGCAtcgcatcaaggagtgtcgtgtaCAGTATGGTGCGGCTGATGGGCAGCGTATCAAGGAGTGCCGAGAGGaggcagagcagc aatgCCCCATTTGCAAAGGCGTTGTTGGGGAAGAGAAATTGGTTCCTCTTTATGGTAAAGGAAGATCGGTAACTGATCCAAGAACGGAGATTCCTCCTCGTCCTTCCGACAATCATACGTTGTTTGCGAGCTTAGAGCAAATGCGTTTGTTTCGTGAGGCTACAGAACAACGTTTCAAGGAGTATATAGATCAgt ATTACCGGATCAAAAAGTTTCTTGCGGAGGCAGAACCACGTATCAAGGAGTGTCACGCAAAGGCAGACCAGCGTATCAGGGAGTGTCGCGCAAAGTATCTTGCGGATGCAGAACAGCGTATCAAGAAGCTTCGTGCGGatgcagagcagcgtatcaacgagttttGCGTGGAGTGTCGcgtggagactgagcagcgcatcaaggagtgtcgtgcggAGACTGAGCAGTGCCtcaaggagtgtcgtgtagagtatg AGCAGCGTATCGCACTACTTCAAGAGGCTCAAGAGCGGCGTTTCCAGCAGCTTGAGTGTCGTATCAAAGAGTGTCGTGCTGATGCAGATTACCGGATCAAAAAGTTTCGTGCGGAGGCAGAACAACGTATCAACGAGTGTCGCGCAGAGGCTGACCAGCGTATCAGGGAGTGTCGCACAGAGTATCATGCGGATGCAGAACAGCGTATCAAGAAGCTTCGTGAGGatgcagagcagc AATGTCCTGTTTGCAAAGGTGTTGTTGGGGAAGAGAAATTGGTTCCTCTTTATGGTAAAGGAAGATCGGTAACTGATCCAAGAACGGAGATTCCTCCTCGTCCTTCcgacattcatacgttgtttgcGAGCTTAGAGCAAATGC aggcaGACCATCGTATCAGGGAGTGTCGCACAGAGTATCGTGCGGATGCAGAACAGCGTATCAAGAAGCTTCGTGTGGATGCAGAGCAGTGTATCAACGCGTTTTGCGTGGAGTGTCGTgtggagactgagcagcgcatcaagaAGTGCCATgtggagactgagcagcgcatcaaggagtgtcgtgtagagtatggTGCGACTACAGGGCAGCGTATCAAAGAGTGCCGAGAGAAGGCAGAGCaacgtatcaacgagtttcgcgcggttTGCGGTGAACAATGA